Within Wyeomyia smithii strain HCP4-BCI-WySm-NY-G18 chromosome 2, ASM2978416v1, whole genome shotgun sequence, the genomic segment TTCCATTCGCGTTCAGCGCTGATATATCGAAAATGTACAGACAAATCCTTATAAACCCGGAACAAACTTCCGTTCAACGCATATTTTGGCGTGTCAATCCAAGTGAAAGTCTACGAGGCCTGGAGCTACAAACCGTGACTTATGGTACAGCAGCAACCCCTTTCCTGGCAACCCGATCATTAGTACAGTTTTGCGAAGATGAAGGTTCAGATGATTCTTCAAGACTGCTATGTAGATGATTTAATAACTGGTGCTGATACTATAGAAGAAGCCATTGAAAGCCAACGTCAAATCCGTTCACTGTTAGCAAAGGGACAGTTTCCAATACACAAGTGGTGTGCTAACGATGCCAGAATTTTGAGTGATATTCCAGATAACGAACGTGAGAAGCTAGTTTATCTCAACCAGACATCAGCTGACCAAGTTATTAAGACTCTTGGACTTATATGGAACCCTTCGAGTGACAAATTTTTATTCACATTTGATCTTATATCGGATGATAAGCCTATAACAAAAAGGCGTTTATTTTCCATAGTCGCCAGATTGTTCGACCCTTTGGGATTTCTGTCACCCACTGTGGTGCTTGCGAAGCAGTTGATGCAAAAGACTTGGGTGGCCAAGCTGAAATGGGATTGCCCATTGGAAGGAGAGCTTCTCGAAACGTGGTctaagttttatagcgctttgcAATATATTAACAAAATAGAAATTCCACGATTTTTCTCCGTTCCTGGTTCCAGTACAATTGAACTTCATGGATTTGCTGTCGCATCGGCGCATGCCTATGGGGCATGCTTGTATGTTCGCAGTATCAATGACGAAGGATACTGCACTTCGCGATTACTTTGTTCAAAGTCCAAAATCGCACCTTTGAAAGATTTGACGAATCCTCACAAAGAACTTTGTGCCGCGTTGCTGTTAACTCGGTTAACCCGTAAAGTGCTTCCAGCTCTACAAATGCATTTTTCCGTTATTCGTCTTTGGTTGGACAGCCAAATAGTTCTGGCTTGGTTGAAAAAGCCACCTTCACTGCTTAAATCGTTCAATCAGACACATGTTAACGAAATTGTTTCGAACAATGACAATTTCTCTTGGTCATACGTACGTTCAAAGGAGAAGCCTGCTGATGTCGTTTCGAGAGGACAACTGCCAGAGAAATTGAAACTTAATCAACTATTGTGGGAAGGTCCATCGTTTCTAAAATTCGGAAACTACCAACCGATGGCTCTCGATGATATTCCTGATGATGAATTGCCTGATATGAAACCGGTCTCAGTGCTGGTCATGTCTTAGGTGAATTGCGATGATCTCCCACTTTTCAAAAAGTTAAGTTCCTTTCGAAAGTTACAACGAGTTTTGGCCTATGTGCAACGTTTTTGTAATAACTGTTGTATCAAGAACCGCTCCGAACGACTTAGAAAGTCTAATCTTACCATAACGGAGCTTCGAGCAGCATTACACGCTATAGTAGTTGTTATCCAGCAAAAAAACTTTGTTGGATGAAATTATTCAAATGGAAGAAGGAGAACCATGTCATAAAATTGGATCGCTTGAGCCATTTTTGCACAACAACGCACTTCGCGTTGGGGGAAGACTGCAAAATTCTCAATTACAGTTCAACTCCAAACATCAGTATATTCTTCTACGTCACCCGATTACAGATCTTATAGTGCGAGCTTATCATGAAGAAATTTTGCACATAGGTCCCTTGGGACTCTCATCTGCTCTTCGTCAACAGTTTTGGTTGTTAGGTTCCAGATCTGCGATAAGGAAAATAACTAGAAGCTGCATCCAATGCTTCCGCGTAAAGCCTAAACGTATCAACCAATACATGGGAAATCTTCCAGGATGTCGTGTCTTACCGGCAGCCCCATTCGAAGTGACAGGACTTGATTATGCGGGGCCGTTTGCTATTAAACACGGACTCAGAAAACCAACCTATATAAAAGCCTATGTCGCCGTATTTGCTTCCATGGTGACCAAAGCGGTTCATCTTGAACTTGTGTCGGATTTAACAACTTCAGCATTTATTGCCGCTCCCCACAGGTTTGTGAGTCGCCGAGGCATAATTCGTGAAATGCATTCAGATAACGCTACGAACTTCCAAGGTTCAAAATCCGAGCTACACGAGCTGCACCGCTTATTTCGTGATGAGACTGCAATCAACAAAACAGAATCGTTTTGCAGCAGTAAGGAGATCGAATGGAAATTTATACCCCCTAACGCTCCAGAATTCGGTGGTCTATGGGAAACCGCTGTCAAAAGTATGAAATTCCATTTGAAACGTATTGTGAAGGGAAGTTCTTTGAAATTTGAGGAATTCACTACATTATTGTGTCAAGTGGAAGCTATATTGAATTCACGTCCGTTATTCTCCCATTCTGATGTACCAAATGACACAGGCGTTATTACTCCAGCCCATTATCTTATTGGCCGTCCTATGAATTCTATTCCCGAGCCTTCATACGAAACCGTCAAAATTAATCGTCTCTCAAGGTGGCAACATCTACAACAAATGcgagaacatttttggaagTCGTGGGTACGTGATTACTTAACAAGTTTGCAGCCAAGAGGTAAAAATTACATCTGTTTTCCAAACCTACGACCAGGAATGATTGTTCTTATGGAAGATAAAGCTATACCTCCACAGACTTGGAAAATGAGGAGAATAGTGAAGGTTTTTCCGGGGAACGATAACTTAGTACGCACTGTCGATGTCAAAGTTGGAAATGCGGTTTTTTCGTCGTCCAATCACAAAACTGTCGTTATTGCCTATCGAAGACAATAAATAAACTAACAACCACTTTACCAGAATTTCTTTAAAAAGGTCCAGCCAGAAAACATCTTTTTGCGCGGGGGAGGACGTTCGCGAAGCGAACAAATTTTGAGCATCTCACACCGATATACATCATCGCTGCAGGACAATGCTTTTTCCATTCACTACGCCAACGTATAATGTCCTTTACGAATGAAGGAACACACCGAAGGACATTTTCTGACGCTTCTGGTACATTCTCCTGCTAAATGGAACACAACACGTGAGCGGCTGCGCTGCAACAGAAATCTAATTCATTCTACCGCATGGAGGAAGATGATAGAGGAAACGAGAACTTTCTGCGCCGCTACTAAATCACTATAAATACCGCGCTTCTGCGCAAGCTAGTTCATTGTGTATTTTCATTCCGATTGTGTAATTTCATTCCGAAGTGTGAATTTGAATCGTCATTGTGTATTCTGAACCGAGAGTGTGTATTCAAAACCGAAGTGTATTTCCAATCGAGTGTTTGTAATTAAAGTTAAAGTGAATGATATCAGTGCTTTATCATTAATCCGAAAGTATTTATTTGTGTTCGCTAGAAGTGCGCATTGGACCTTAGTGTGGTGGCTCATTTTCTTGTGTTTAAACAGCATTCGCGTAGAGgataggaagcgtcgggaaggtgcgacgcgacatgatggcggagcggccagaggaccaaaacaggtaaaaaaggcgcggagtaggggtgatgccctcatactcaagacggatgggtcgaagtactcagaagtcttgaagaagatgaggggggaaacccagctcaaggatctgggggcggatgtgcggagtatccgccgatctcgcactggcgagatggtacttgagctccggaaggacgccaagaacaagggggctacctacaaaacggtagctgaaaaggtcctagggaagggggtgcaagtgcgggcactcacctcagaagtgactctccagcttaaaaacctggacgaaatcactgagggggcgacattgcacaagcgctaaaagcgaagtgcggggtggaggtggctaaggagtcaatccgcctccgcaaaggtccggcggggacccagatagctaccttccgactaccgtcggtggacgctaacctggccc encodes:
- the LOC129719999 gene encoding uncharacterized protein LOC129719999 gives rise to the protein MKVQMILQDCYVDDLITGADTIEEAIESQRQIRSLLAKGQFPIHKWCANDARILSDIPDNEREKLVYLNQTSADQVIKTLGLIWNPSSDKFLFTFDLISDDKPITKRRLFSIVARLFDPLGFLSPTVVLAKQLMQKTWVAKLKWDCPLEGELLETWSKFYSALQYINKIEIPRFFSVPGSSTIELHGFAVASAHAYGACLYVRSINDEGYCTSRLLCSKSKIAPLKDLTNPHKELCAALLLTRLTRKVLPALQMHFSVIRLWLDSQIVLAWLKKPPSLLKSFNQTHVNEIVSNNDNFSWSYVRSKEKPADVVSRGQLPEKLKLNQLLWEGPSFLKFGNYQPMALDDIPDDELPDMKPVSVLVMS